The following are from one region of the Achromobacter xylosoxidans genome:
- the dtnK gene encoding D-threonate kinase, which translates to MNPAIAIVADDLTGSGDTAVQFVRAGWNTHLSIGGADEALSGSGAAGVEVLAVTTNSRPLSAADAAEAVWQNVRRLRAAGVTRLYKKVDSTLRGAFKAEIDAAREAWGPDTIAVICPAFPATGRTVEQGVLYVNGKPVTETSAATDPVTPVTESHIPTLLGCAHVAAQQDDTPQALAARIRAAGSTVVVDAATEADLERLARAIGLLGVHALPVGAGGLAVPLARVWAGADQTAPVVVVVTSQHSAARAQAAALQASGADTWTPSLAQLADDAAWQAWSQPLLQAHGQSPAQAGTVLLLAPEGQLDGLDSETVAERLGGLAAQLIASANAAGVVATGGDGARSVLVALGARGIALVDEVMGGVPLGTLTGGTAAGLPVVTKAGGFGTEDVLVRAVRAIRDRRFKR; encoded by the coding sequence TTGAATCCCGCCATCGCCATCGTCGCCGATGACCTGACCGGTTCGGGCGACACGGCGGTGCAGTTCGTGCGCGCCGGCTGGAACACCCATCTGTCCATCGGCGGCGCCGACGAGGCGCTGTCGGGTTCCGGCGCCGCCGGCGTGGAAGTGCTGGCGGTCACGACCAACAGCCGTCCCCTGTCGGCCGCCGACGCGGCCGAGGCCGTCTGGCAGAACGTGCGCCGCCTGCGTGCGGCCGGCGTCACGCGCCTGTACAAGAAGGTGGACTCCACCTTGCGCGGCGCTTTCAAGGCCGAGATCGACGCGGCGCGCGAGGCTTGGGGTCCGGACACCATTGCGGTGATCTGTCCGGCCTTCCCGGCCACCGGCCGCACCGTCGAACAAGGCGTGCTCTACGTCAACGGCAAGCCGGTCACCGAGACCTCGGCGGCCACAGATCCGGTCACGCCCGTGACCGAAAGCCATATCCCCACCCTGCTGGGTTGCGCCCATGTGGCGGCGCAGCAAGACGACACGCCGCAAGCGCTGGCGGCCCGCATCCGCGCGGCCGGCAGCACCGTGGTGGTCGACGCGGCTACCGAAGCCGACCTGGAGCGCCTGGCGCGCGCCATCGGCTTGTTGGGTGTGCACGCCCTGCCCGTGGGCGCGGGCGGCCTGGCCGTGCCGCTGGCTCGGGTTTGGGCCGGCGCCGACCAGACCGCGCCGGTCGTGGTGGTGGTGACCTCGCAGCACAGCGCGGCGCGCGCGCAAGCCGCCGCCCTGCAAGCCTCGGGCGCCGACACCTGGACACCCTCGCTGGCTCAATTGGCCGACGACGCCGCATGGCAGGCCTGGAGCCAGCCGCTGCTGCAAGCGCATGGCCAATCGCCGGCGCAAGCCGGCACGGTGCTGCTGCTGGCGCCCGAAGGCCAGCTGGACGGCCTGGATTCCGAGACCGTCGCGGAACGCCTGGGCGGCCTGGCCGCGCAATTGATCGCCAGCGCCAACGCCGCCGGCGTGGTCGCCACGGGCGGTGACGGCGCGCGCAGCGTGCTGGTGGCGCTGGGCGCCCGCGGCATTGCGCTGGTGGATGAAGTGATGGGCGGCGTGCCCCTGGGCACGCTGACCGGAGGCACGGCCGCCGGCCTGCCCGTGGTGACCAAGGCCGGCGGCTTTGGCACCGAAGATGTACTGGTTCGCGCGGTGCGCGCGATCCGCGACAGGAGATTCAAGCGATGA
- a CDS encoding 2-keto-3-deoxygluconate permease → MSTETSRSPFFGTMQKIPGGLMLVPLILGSLIGTFAPDALAIGGFTTALFKNSALPLIALLIFATGTQVNARTGGPILATAGTILLMKTLVPATLIIILGSYVGLDGVLGVSILALLAAFDNSNGGLWLAYTGQYGDARDRGAYVASAVNDGPFFSLLFLGASGLADIPMIALVAALVPFLLGVVVGNLDPKWRDVLKPVPNIVIPFFAFALGTGINLGAVVSGGVSGLILGLIISPITGGLVYLGYRYILRRGGKSGLGFAAGTTAGNAIATPAVVAAADPNFQQYVSTATAQVAACVLISSILAPMLASYFLKRAGELKSEDADPTVAPALREARGEAL, encoded by the coding sequence GTGTCGACCGAAACTTCCCGCTCGCCCTTTTTTGGCACGATGCAGAAAATCCCCGGAGGATTGATGCTGGTGCCGCTGATCCTGGGTTCCTTGATCGGCACCTTCGCTCCCGACGCGTTGGCGATCGGCGGCTTCACCACGGCGCTGTTCAAGAACAGCGCCCTGCCCCTGATCGCGCTGCTGATCTTCGCCACCGGCACGCAGGTCAATGCGCGCACCGGTGGCCCGATCCTGGCCACCGCCGGCACCATCCTGTTGATGAAGACCCTGGTGCCCGCCACCCTCATCATCATTCTGGGCAGCTACGTCGGCCTGGACGGCGTGCTGGGCGTGTCCATCCTGGCGCTGCTGGCCGCCTTCGACAACAGCAACGGCGGCCTGTGGCTGGCCTATACCGGCCAGTACGGCGATGCCCGCGACCGCGGCGCCTATGTGGCCAGCGCGGTCAATGACGGCCCCTTCTTCAGCCTGCTGTTCCTGGGCGCCTCGGGCCTGGCCGACATCCCCATGATCGCCCTGGTGGCGGCGCTGGTGCCGTTCCTGCTCGGCGTGGTGGTCGGCAACCTGGACCCCAAGTGGCGCGACGTGCTCAAGCCCGTGCCCAACATCGTCATCCCGTTCTTCGCCTTCGCCCTGGGCACCGGCATCAACCTGGGCGCCGTGGTTTCCGGCGGCGTCAGCGGCCTGATCCTGGGCCTGATCATCAGCCCCATCACCGGCGGCCTGGTCTATCTGGGCTATCGCTACATCCTGCGCCGCGGCGGCAAGAGCGGCCTGGGCTTCGCCGCTGGCACCACCGCCGGCAACGCCATTGCCACCCCTGCAGTGGTAGCGGCCGCCGATCCCAACTTCCAGCAATACGTGTCGACCGCCACCGCCCAGGTCGCCGCCTGCGTGCTGATCAGCTCGATCCTGGCGCCCATGCTGGCCTCGTATTTCCTCAAGCGCGCGGGCGAGCTCAAGTCCGAGGACGCCGACCCCACGGTCGCCCCCGCCCTGCGTGAAGCGCGTGGAGAGGCGCTTTGA
- a CDS encoding TonB-dependent siderophore receptor, with amino-acid sequence MGGAAQAQPAASGEPATILPAVQVTGTGETATGPVEGYVATRSATATKTDTPLSETPQAITVIPREQIVDQGAQNIQDTMNYAAGVRPNAYGVDNRADYVRIRGVEPVQYLDGLRQYFSFNNPRTEVYAMERVEVLRGPSSMLYGQGSTGGIVNLVSKRPLEETQREIGVVLGNHNRREIQADLTGPASEDGQWLYRVIAVGRDSDTQVQYAPDDRLMLAPSLTWRPSAATSLTLQATWQKDRAGTTQSFLPWSGSVQENPNGRIPTRRFASEPGFDAYDTEQFSVGWLFEHQFNDTWKVRQNFRNTVSSVDYKTLYPNVYGARRGDSYIDPEQTTVDRIFYVNKPRMRTLLADQNLEGKLNWGRTEHTVIFGMDYSRYRETSQTASGAGSPLNLYHPVYGNAPEYELSDTPKINQQQIGFYAQDQIKFDKNWIFLAGIRRDRADSTTEGQDRETDMATTKRFGLMYAADNGWSPYLSYSESFTPIAGADFYNQRWKPMRGKQVEAGIKYMPKDADIEFTAAAYDLREKNRQTNDPDNPNNQIQAGKTRTRGVELELRGRVTKELDVIANYIYTDLDPQLEAQPKHMASMWGKYRFALAGQPGFAVGAGVRYLSAFRDGGAPETPAVTLFDAMLSYDNGPWRYALNVNNIADRTYEVVCLDRGDCFYGARRTVMLSGAYRF; translated from the coding sequence ATGGGCGGCGCAGCGCAGGCCCAGCCCGCCGCATCCGGCGAGCCGGCCACCATCCTGCCCGCCGTGCAGGTCACCGGCACCGGCGAAACCGCGACCGGCCCGGTAGAAGGCTATGTCGCCACGCGCAGCGCCACCGCGACCAAGACCGACACGCCCTTGTCCGAAACGCCGCAGGCCATCACCGTGATCCCGCGTGAACAGATCGTGGACCAGGGCGCGCAGAACATCCAGGACACCATGAACTACGCGGCAGGCGTGCGCCCCAACGCCTATGGCGTGGACAACCGCGCCGACTACGTGCGCATCCGCGGCGTGGAGCCGGTGCAGTACCTGGACGGCCTGCGCCAGTATTTCAGTTTCAACAACCCGCGCACCGAGGTCTATGCGATGGAGCGCGTGGAAGTGCTGCGCGGCCCCTCCTCCATGCTGTACGGACAGGGCAGCACGGGCGGCATCGTCAACCTGGTCAGCAAGCGCCCGCTGGAGGAAACGCAACGCGAAATCGGCGTGGTGCTGGGCAACCACAACCGGCGCGAGATCCAGGCCGACCTCACGGGCCCGGCCAGCGAGGACGGCCAATGGCTGTACCGCGTCATCGCCGTGGGACGCGACAGCGATACCCAAGTTCAATACGCGCCGGACGACCGGCTGATGCTGGCGCCGTCCCTCACCTGGCGCCCCAGCGCGGCCACCTCGCTGACGCTGCAGGCCACCTGGCAGAAGGACCGCGCGGGCACCACGCAGTCCTTCCTGCCGTGGAGCGGCTCGGTGCAGGAAAATCCCAACGGCCGCATCCCCACCCGGCGCTTCGCCAGCGAGCCCGGTTTCGACGCCTATGACACCGAGCAGTTCAGCGTGGGCTGGCTGTTCGAGCATCAATTCAACGACACCTGGAAAGTGCGCCAGAACTTCCGCAATACGGTCAGCAGCGTCGACTACAAGACGCTCTATCCCAACGTCTACGGCGCGCGCCGCGGCGATTCCTACATCGATCCGGAACAGACCACCGTCGACCGGATTTTCTATGTCAACAAGCCGCGCATGCGCACGCTGCTGGCGGACCAGAACCTGGAAGGCAAGCTGAACTGGGGCCGCACGGAACACACGGTGATCTTCGGCATGGACTATTCGCGCTACCGCGAGACCAGCCAGACGGCCAGCGGCGCGGGTTCGCCGTTGAACCTGTACCACCCCGTATACGGCAACGCGCCCGAGTACGAACTGTCGGACACCCCCAAGATCAATCAGCAGCAGATCGGCTTCTACGCGCAGGACCAGATCAAGTTCGACAAGAACTGGATCTTCCTCGCCGGCATCCGCCGCGACCGCGCCGACAGCACCACCGAAGGCCAGGACCGGGAAACCGACATGGCCACCACCAAGCGCTTCGGCCTGATGTATGCCGCGGACAACGGCTGGTCGCCCTATCTCAGCTACAGCGAGTCGTTCACGCCCATCGCCGGCGCCGACTTCTACAACCAGCGCTGGAAACCCATGCGCGGCAAGCAGGTGGAGGCCGGCATCAAGTACATGCCGAAGGACGCCGACATCGAATTCACCGCGGCCGCCTACGACCTGCGCGAGAAGAACCGCCAGACCAACGACCCGGACAATCCGAACAACCAGATCCAGGCCGGCAAGACCCGCACGCGCGGCGTGGAGCTGGAGCTGCGCGGCCGCGTCACCAAGGAACTGGACGTCATCGCCAACTACATCTACACCGACCTGGACCCGCAGCTTGAGGCCCAGCCCAAGCACATGGCCTCCATGTGGGGCAAGTACCGCTTCGCGCTGGCCGGCCAGCCCGGCTTCGCGGTGGGCGCGGGCGTGCGCTACCTGTCGGCCTTCCGCGACGGCGGCGCTCCGGAAACGCCGGCGGTCACGCTGTTCGACGCCATGCTCAGCTACGACAACGGTCCCTGGCGCTATGCGCTGAACGTGAACAACATCGCGGACCGCACTTATGAGGTGGTCTGCCTGGATCGCGGCGACTGCTTCTATGGCGCACGCCGCACCGTCATGCTGAGCGGCGCCTACCGCTTCTAA